A single Lolium perenne isolate Kyuss_39 chromosome 6, Kyuss_2.0, whole genome shotgun sequence DNA region contains:
- the LOC139832763 gene encoding uncharacterized protein yields the protein MEVNDIQKKVMVRFKYSISYGKAWRAKQRTLENRFGSFLDSYDCVVRLLHTLQERNPGTYVDIQDFWIPKFPTIRVLHQVLFSFSICIEAFIHCRPVLCVDGTFLTGKYKGQILTAIGMDGNNQIVPLAFAFVESENTESWLWFFRQLKIVVVKDRPNVCILHDRHAGILMAIKTLKQHGPAEETPWQDLQSRWCIHHLGANLFSQFRSKILMNLFKKLCKQNQEWKYTYLRDKLDEFTKEQVKQRKAAREATVAAHAVAIAAQATTVPPLRESEPVGLCDLPGFDPPNTRRKLGRQIKNFAEWIKHEPLERWSLLHDTHGVRYGVMTTNLAESYNFVLRGNRSLPLTAFVEDILHGTLKYFRERRQMAQMHMMNNPNTRYCDSVMKYMNEKMEKGRSHTVVAIGNQERRFEVRLPTDKFGTGNVLRMHKVKIGSDDWPMCECTCNKPKLLHFPCSHVLAAGS from the coding sequence ATGGAGGTGAACGACATCCAGAAAAAAGTTATGGTCAGATTTAAGTACTCAATTTCTTATGGGAAGGCCTGGAGGGCTAAGCAGAGGACGCTGGAGAATAGATTTGGGTCGTTCCTAGACTCGTACGACTGTGTTGTCCGTCTCCTCCATACATTACAGGAGAGGAATCCGGGCACCTATGTGGACATCCAAGACTTTTGGATACCGAAGTTCCCTACTATCAGGGTTTTGCATCAAGTGTTATTCTCTTTCAGTATATGCATTGAAGCTTTCATTCACTGCCGACCGGTGTTATGTGTAGATGGCACGTTTCTCACTGGCAAGTACAAGGGCCAGATCTTGACCGCCATTGGAATGGACGGCAACAATCAAATCGTGCCACTCGCATTTGCTTTTGTGGAGAGTGAGAACACTGAGAGTTGGTTATGGTTCTTCAGGCAGCTAAAAATAGTAGTTGTGAAGGATCGGCCAAATGTGTGTATCCTCCATGACAGGCATGCAGGTATACTGATGGCGATAAAGACACTGAAACAACACGGGCCTGCTGAAGAGACGCCATGGCAGGACTTGCAGAGCCGGTGGTGCATACACCATTTGGGGGCCAATTTGTTCTCACAGTTCAGGAGTAAGATACTTATGAATTTGTTCAAAAAGTTGTGCAAGCAGAACCAGGAGTGGAAGTATACTTATCTCCGCGACAAGCTTGATGAGTTCACTAAGGAACAAGTTAAGCAGAGGAAAGCTGCGCGAGAAGCAACAGTAGCAGCTCATGCAGTAGCAATAGCAGCACAAGCTACAACAGTACCACCACTCAGAGAGTCAGAACCTGTTGGACTTTGCGACTTGCCTGGATTTGACCCGCCCAATACTAGGAGAAAGTTGGGAAGACAGATTAAGAACTTTGCAGAGTGGATAAAGCACGAGCCTCTGGAGAGGTGGTCTTTGCTGCACGACACCCATGGAGTTAGGTACGGCGTCATGACTACCAATCTCGCTGAATCATATAACTTTGTCCTCAGAGGAAATAGGTCATTGCCACTCACAGCCTTTGTGGAAGATATTTTACATGGCACTCTGAAGTATTTTAGAGAGAGACGCCAGATGGCCCAGATGCATATGATGAACAACCCAAACACACGGTACTGTGATTCGGTTATGAAGTACATGaatgagaagatggaaaagggtCGGTCACACACTGTCGTTGCCATCGGTAATCAGGAAAGGAGGTTTGAGGTGCGCTTACCTACCGACAAGTTTGGCACTGGAAACGTGCTGAGAATGCACAAGGTGAAAATAGGAAGTGATGATTGGCCAATGTGTGAGTGCACATGCAACAAACCGAAGTTGCTTCATTTTCCTTGCTCACATGTGTTGGCTGCAGGCAGCTAG